A region of the Antedon mediterranea chromosome 4, ecAntMedi1.1, whole genome shotgun sequence genome:
ATTCCGTTTCCGTATAGCATCTCATACGATCTAATATGAAAAAGGATTTATACTTAGTACATCAGGACCGTCATAGATAGAAAAACATTCACGTATAAGATCTAACTTCTACTAATACAGttcttatttttataaaataacaatttcaacaatatttggCAATATCGGCTAATAAAATGCTTGACAGTTCTTTTTATAACAAACCTTTTTGCATTCTAAGTATCTTGATcataattttcataatttagTTCCACAAATATGAGTCATTCTgttcaaataatttcattttatttgttcaatTCATTGCTTGACTGTTTGACCACGGACCTATACATATATAGGTCCGTGGTTTGACTGAGCAGCATTCGTGCCATTTCCTTTACTTTTCGATGAGTTAACACCACTACTTTCTTTAACATTTGACGTCACTGCCTTCGGAGCTTCTTTTGTGCGAAACATCGACTTCAATTCCGATCTAAATTTTGCGTTTAGCCAACAGTAAAGAAAAGGGTTAACGGTAATACCAATCATggcaaaataatacaaaatcaaGTACATCGCATTGTCGTGAAGTGACTCGTAAAAAAGCACCAGAATTACGTAGACATTTAGCGGGAACCATGTTACACCAAATACAACCACCACCAAGATGAGCATGGTTGTGGTTCTGCGATGGCATTTGTCTTTTATAGTCTGCTGTGATGCCGTCAAGTGTTCAATTGTCATTCTACCGCGTAAAGCTAAAGCGATCAGACGATTCATGGTGATTATGATAATCAAAGGGATTACATATCGCAAGATTATCGAAGACAAGACGAAAATTCTTCTGTAAAGGTCGCTTGGATCTGGATAAGATGCGATGCATTTGTAGCCGGATTGTAATAGAGTTTCCCATTGGTGTAACCTTCTGAAAACTGCGTTTGGAAGTGATAGAATGAGCGAAAACCACCAGATAATGCAACTGATCACAAATGCAGAGTTGACATCCATCCTTGGGCGAAGAGGATGTACAATAACCTGATGTCGATCCACAGCGATAGCGGTTAATGTCAAGCTGGACACAAATGTAGAAACTTGAATAATATAATCTGTTATGTAACACATGAATCGACCGTACGGCCAAGCGTCCGATAGATTGCGCGTCAGCACCAGAGGGATGTTAAACAACGTCATGATGATATCAGAAAATGCTTGGTTCGCTAGGAAGAAGTTGGTGACGTTGCGGATTTTACTACTTCTGGTCATCACGACGCACACCAGAGTGTTGCCGACTAAAGAGATGACTACGAGTATAATATAAGCGACGTTGATgacaactctgacgtcatttcTGTACGCCAGTATTAGAGTTTCCTGATTAATTTCGTCCTTATAATTTGCCAAGAGGTCGTCGAATTCTGCATCTACTAGGTGGCCATCAAAGCTGGCGGAAGAAATTTCTTCGGTGGTATTTTTGTCAGAATGAATGTCGTCTCCATCGATCTGGTTGATGTTAGAGTCGAGACCGAAGAAACTGTTCCAGAAAATTGACATCATCGTTGGATTTGGTGGCTATTTATTCAAGAAAAGacacaatttgtatttactacAATTTCATGGTGCAAACAATGAGCACAACAGAAATACTCGATATTCCTAGTCAAACTCGCGTGTACCTCCTGTATCAGTCGTAACAAAATTTCCGTTCCTTACAAGAACAGGTAGGCCTGAAAACTAAACTAAGATCTAAGCTTGTCCTGCTGAACGTCTGACGTTTATATGCcttgtataatatatttactgtaggcTATATACTGACGtatcaatcaataaaatataataacaaatattaataaacttacGTTAAAGGaaatattaaacacaatttcTCAACCAATTTTCCGTGTTTAGTCTCTCAGTCAGTCAGTAGTGCATCCGCATCAGTTGCGAGTGACAAGACAAATGAATTTGACAAGTTGTTTGGAAGAAAACAATTACGTCAAACAAGGAATTCGTTACTTTAGAAAACATTCTTTGACTTAATTGATAGGTGTTGAGAAACAAATCTAACCTATCACTGTCGCTATATAACTAGACAGCTAAATTAATTGTCAAACAGCAGTGTtatgttttatttctttcatactGCACATAGTAGTGGGTGGCAAGAAAgggtccccccccccccaccccaatATGAGTTGGTCTGTAACTTATACATAAGCATAACATTACCCTGTTTCGTTTCACGGAaacgtgtccccttaatagaggtgtctgcCGGATAAAGGAAAGGAGGGATTTTTACTGTAATTTAGAAACGAATTTTTATACGTTTTCTGGTAGGGCCTATAATAATGCATTGTTTATTGATATATAAATAACTCGTGTAGATGATTGAACTAAATTATGTGTATATGTGATGTTGACGATCTTATTAACAAGAATATAACAATTCAATCTCTGATTATTTGCAAGACTTTCGTCAAGGATCAAGACAAGTTTTATGTGGTCGCAATAATTATGACAATCGTTTTGGGCTTATTCTTATCATACGGCCTAGATTCAATGCATGTGTTTCAGTCATTCAAAGGTCTAGTATACTATTCGCTAACATACGCTAACAATACATAAGATGATAAATCGTTATAGTTAATATACCTCTTTTCCAGTTCAGCTATTGGGGTTGCTTTGCTTGTTTTCCATGTCTAGTAACACTGTAGTaggtattatataacacctatataaattcctgtcatttgattggacgaatgtgggtcacatggcgtgcaatagtacgcactattcaacgatcgttaaatagtactttttgaaacatttttgtgtactaaaaaaaaacgtctagatgttatataaaacaaataatgaatgttttgtattcgtgtaatggtacaaataatggcacttggtgaatgatgaaaggttatatcaactcggctttgcctcgttgatataacctttcatcattcacctcgtgccattatttgtaccattgcactcataaacattcattatttgtatactagtTGGTAGAGTCCAGGTGGCCCCAAATTCCCCAATCTTTTGAAATTCAGGCTACGCTTCAGAGATTCATCCGCCTTAGTGATGgactaatttatattattttaatcgcAGTTTCTATGCATTACATTCATAAATACAACAAAACACGATTTATAACGCTTTTTTTTCACTTACTTACCATTTCCTTCCCTGGTAGTAAAATCACCTACATCTTTACTGCAGACCGCAGTgaattaaatacatatttaccTATTCTAATATTTAATCTCATTTTGCGAGAGCAGGTAGGGCCATACACAATAAAATAAGTGAAACAACAGTTACaaattcattatataattttagTGAAACATAGGGACAGCAGACGGTCGAACAGATTGACTACCATTTACTAAATAGGTGAACTTTATGATGATTTGATATAGATTAGGTGGAGGGTTTCAACTTTATAATGGGTTAATAGATGCtccattaaataaaattaatcgtgATTATTTCAACACTTATTGATACGATTCATCATACttaaaataacagaaaaaatCACAGCCAACCACTTCTTCTAAAATAACATTATCGTAGAATATAAACATAGAGAAGAGGTTGAGCCAAAAGTGTAAGCTAAACAACCCCGACGACGATGAATAATCTTTCGTGGTAACTAACATTTATGCcacttttattttgttattataggcctaagcctatgtatatatttttttactatatttaatgagggtgatctatccagcaattgctgatcattagggaccctcaggggttcacaagacaaacattatacacaagatgcttACATAATCAAAGTTTTTGgaagtggagttgtaattttgtctttagaaaaaatcctgacatgtgacgggacttgaacccaggacccttagaatggcagccaagcatcataaccaccaagccaaaACTCCACTCCGGACAACTCCACATTGCAGAAACAGCGGAGAAATTGCTTCAAAATCCGAGCTGATATTTCTTAAAGCCTGTTCACACCTACGCACCCTAAAACGTAAACGATACCCGGACTCCTGTGTTTTGCCATTCATTCATATAACGAACGCCGCAGGTGTGAACACCTAGTCATTACCATACTGCTTGCCAGTCTTACGCCGTAAACGTACCCTCGCATACCTTCCCCAACTAAACATATGCATGTCTCCACGATATTCCCAATGtatttatcattaaattaaataaaagaagttttataataaaattggGCTATGGTGCACTTAACTTGTAGAGGCTTaggtattactgtacatttaaaggTTTTTCGAAAAGTGTATCTGTATAAAAAAAGGTATGTATCAACTTAAATCTGCGAAGTTGAAAATACGAAATTGGTAAATACTAAATTTGAACgatttataaacaatataaacaaacaaaggTAACCATACGACCCGAAGGGTGAATACCTGATCAACCTTTTCGAGGTAATCAATAGTGCGCGTGCGTTAAATGACAGTAGAGATTGATTAAGTTTATCTAATGAACTCAGACAAAGTAAACGGAATctcaaacaatataaacataGTTTATTTTGGAAGTTGTGATTGCATTGTTTGTCAGGCTAAAGAAGAAAAATCAAATAACACTTTACGTTAATATTCTTGTCATCACTTTCCAACGCGTGACTCATTACTACATTGTGGAGTTGCTACAGTGAAACGCAATAAGGAATTAAGGTGTATACTAATTAATTAGTGTTGTCTGGATATACCATCTTCTATTCAGTTTTTATTGGGAAAAACAATTATGTTAGGTCTACCTGCAAAACCCAATCTCCATTCCAATTGCATTCaatctacactaccaaactttatgtgacaaaaaaatgcgatgtggccatggacacgatgatgtcatatcactaccatatttgggaatatcactaccataccatattttgacacatcacacttttttctgGAGGGAATATATTTTCCTCTATGGTTTGGTAGTGTAAACAGAGCATTccatatatctttttttttaattacatgttTGTAATCCACGTCCGAATTATTTGACAGCATCTCATTTAGGTGTAAACGGAGAATTAATGTTTCATCTTGATCGTCTCATTTTTTTCGCGCTCGCCatagataaataatttttttttctaccgTGTATCGGTAAAGTTATTGTCGTAGTATAAACAGGCCTTTAGAGAGAATTTGTTCGTTATTAGATAGTTTGTTCTTTGCTAATATACCATATACCATCCGTAATCAATTGTAATGGTAGATTTTTCCCAAGCAGAGAGGTATTACCTCCCTgtcccaagtctgtatttattgtctttttttagtCCACCAGTCAACGTTTTATACGCAAGTAtttatatgtatgaaacgccatgtgtcgAAATATTTATccttttactaatattaagtcaaactCTGTGTGGAACCCAGACTAGGTAAGTGGGGGTAGTGGGGTTTTGGAGGAACGCTATCtttccttaagcttggttcccaccaggaagcaacgcaagaacgtaagcgcAGCGCAAGCAGCGAGTTTTGTCCAATCACAACGCGATGGATCatcgaactgtcgcttgccattggtcatcttgcttgcgttgtgtctaagtgggaaccaagctttatagtacaaaatataatacgaTAGATTACGGATTTTACTGATAATGACAATGTACATTGGTATACTTTATTCCACATCTTAACTATTTAGAAAgcaatattaatacagtaattgtgATCTAATGCAATCAAATTCAGCTTTACAGTTCATTTTAGCCACCAAAATGTGACTCATCTTACTATCAAGTTACATTACGATTGGGTCGCAATGTATACATAACATGttcaatgtacaaaataacaAGAACATGCTAAAATAgatatgttatttttataaatactaaTTTCAACCACGCTTGTTGTATATAAGTGTTATTGTTCAAGGttcaaatacataaaaatgttaatatacacctatatattttataatacaaaacaattcacaacaatttatttatatcaaaataaaaatcaatctTATATGTAAGTATGTGAACATTGCTTGTCTTGATTTGAATggatacattaaaaaaaaaaacgtttattacaaaaatacaatgACTTTTAATATTTCAGGTTTTAAGTCGATCCTCTATTTAACCATTGGTTACGGCGTAGGCCTACTTGGGCCCAATTTGTGGTTAAATATCCAAACCATTGTGTACAGTAGAACATATCCGTTAGGACACCTTTTTAAGTTGACACTTTCTATAAACAAACAATAGCtgttttaacactacgaccAACTCATATATTCCTGAGGGAATTTTGTCGGGTCCCTTAATACAGGTTCTACctaggcaatctaacaacaggacactgagcttgccttgccaagGTAGGATTTCGTAACaatcctttgatcttatgtctggctgcgacaaataccttCAGTACCTGTACTACATTTTCCGTGGCGCgcggtgtctgttaaggggcgtggaactgatcgtatCGCAACCATacataaaccctttgatctccagtTGTTCAGATTGCCCTGGTTCTACTGTATTGAGATTTTTAAACCACTTTATGTTTCAGTTTTTCTACAAATAGAACCAAGTTATcaagtatttttaaatttatactagGTCACACACATGGAAACTAACAAACAAGGACCATAGATTTCTGctctaaaatgttaaaataaattctgtatttatcaagtgcaaattaaaaatacataggttatcaaaatgtttacacTAACCATCGTCTGAAATTTGTGCCCATTAGAGAATAAAAGGTAAAACTGTGTGTGAAGAAGTTTGGCTGGCATGTGTTAGTTTCAAATTTGTATCTTTTCAATTCCAATGAGAGGTCGTATtgaaaaaactttaaaaaggtATCAGTTTATATTTCAATCACcaagttataatattatatatacaacaaataaatatattaataaaagtaTATTGGTCAAGCTATGGAAATCCCTTGTTGTTTAAATGATTATTACCCCAATCCCCACCCCACCCccaatcattttaaaatttgtataatcaGATGTCATCTGTTTTAAAAATTTGATTTCTTTGGtttatataaacattcattGAAATACAGATAtccaataatttattattattattattattattattattattaataatacaaatattatattaaatcattttttttatttaactaacacagttttagaaaataattaaagcaTGTTTATATAAAATGACAACCGAAGGGCAGAAaaccaatataaaataattccCCCAAAAAACTTTGTTATTTACAACTTGTTATTTTACAAAGATATTCAGTTTAAAATATAACCATTATATCTTATAATGTATCTTTAAAcattacaatacagtatatatatttgtttctaaaaaatatgttttaaaacatacaaGGGTATTGTGTGTATCactacaacaacaaaataacaacCCACTGGTGCAGGGCTATTGGATATAAGTGGTATACACCCATATTTGTTCGtccttttaaataaattttgtgtACAATAAATGTCATTGTAGTGCCAATGTTTTTTATCCAACCCTCGTATCTTTATATGGGATAACATAAATGACCTCATAACATATTATCAAACCtataaacatatactgtatattacaatCAGGTGTACATCTCTAAtctttatataatttacacTAGGCCTTGTGTTACACTTCTGTATGTATCAGAAGTGTACCACTCACCAAACCTATACATGTACATTATTATGTAGCATGGGtgttataaaaaatgttatcaataattaatatttaaactgATAAAATATGTACAAAAACTATGATCAGTCAATGtttataaacatgttttttatACTTCTTTGCGTCTTCATAATTCTTTCACGAACCGCCCCCTAAACATAACTGACACTTGCAGTCTCGCACAATCCTTACTGGGCGTTCGTAAACAGTCCCGTTCGTGCACGCGAACTCAATGTTTTTTATCCGCGTTCTCCTCGGCCGACAGCAGGATGCGTCGTTGAGACCGCACTCACCGTTGCACGTGGCGTGAGTGATTTCTTTACGACTTCTACAGACCTCTTCGTCGTTGACATCAGTGTCTACAAGATGTGATGTAACAACTTCCTTTCCACAAGTAGTTCCTAATTGGGTAGAAAAATGTAACTTGATTAAGTGGGGTATTTTAAAACCAGagtaaaaaaatgaagaaaggAAATGCACAATAATATGAAGGAGGAGGCAGACCGGACGGGCATTCCGACAGGTAAATTTTGTTTATCAAGAGGTactgttaaaaaaaatgcaaGCTTAAATAAGAAGGTAGTGgaggaccaaacttaaagccttggcttaatgcatcctcctcacacaattgtattataaatttatgtttctgttcatattgtattgtattgtattgtattgtgtgaaacaataaacttaaacttaagccttgtctacactatcaaactttatgctaCAAAAaatatgtgcccatatatggacatgatgatgtcatatcactaccatatttaagcatatcactaccatattttttttcaaacaagtttcatagtgtagacaaagctttagaacACACATGTTTTTTGTCGCTTTTCCCCTTGAACAGTCAACCCAAAAAATCTCCCtctgaactaaaaaaaaaactgctTACTTGTATTACAAAATCTTCCCATCCAACCATCTTGACAATCACACTGCGATTCTGCATCACTGGTCTCGCGACAGAATCCATTCACACATTGGTGATCCATACACGGATTTGGCTTATCATGTGACGGACATCCTTTGATTACGTTATGGTTGACATCACTCGTGGACACATCGTAATAGACATCATTTATGGTAAACTTAGTAAAACAGCCTGTGAAAATGTCAACATTGAAATTAGTTTTGGGCATGTGGAAAAGATTGAGAAAGAAAACTAAACACTATTATAACAGTATGCTTGAGTGAATCCTtgaatttgattggttaattatgTACCAtgtgtatgaaaaaaaataaataaataaattcaagtCAAGTACAAATTTACAATAATTGTAAGCCTCTTTTTTAATGGTTCTACCACCAAAACTATGGTTTAAGAGGGCCTTCAACCTGTGCCAATATATTATTTTGGTTTGCGGTGCCCCTGTATTAACCCCTCAGCCACTCGCTCACAAACCCTCGAGATTAAACAACAAGAACTTCAACTTACCTGAAAAGCTTGTGGCATTTCTAACATGAACTTGTTGCTGTGCATTCTTGACCTCTGCTGCTGGCAGTCCACCAATGTAGGTCTTCTCTTCAATGTCAAAATGCACATTCACTCCATGACTCTTTGACATCTGCCAATCGTCATTGTCCACTCTCAATGAAATGTTCCTCTGGGACACCTTTATGTTCAACTCGTGGAACTGTCCGTCGTTCAATTTCTCAGGACTGAACATCGTGATAACAGGATAGTTACCGATATCGTAACTGACACGTATTCTACCACGGAACAGCTCAACCGCGATGTGTTCAATTTTTCCGTGGTATAGTATCACTCCATATTCCTGCATTGTTGCAAAAACTGCTTGGATGTTGAGCGTTTCACTCGTGTCAATATCCGTAAACTGCAAGTATGCGCCGCGGTGCTGGAATTTCATACTTGTAATGATTTCGCATTTCTCGCCACGGAAGCCCGGTAAGCAACTACAACTGGTAGAGGCTGTTGCGCTGATGTACAAACACTGGGCATTGTTTTGACATTCATGGACTTCGCACGGACTGGTACTTGCATAGATGATTGGTGGTATTTCACAATATTCACCTTCAAAACCAACAGGACAGCGGCACATGTACTGCATACCAACCTCTAGACAGTCGCCACCATTAACGCAAGGACGAGATCGACAATCCCGGTAGGTATCAGTACAATTTTGGCCTCTGAAACCAGCTGGACATATGCACCTATAAAAAATGGcaatattttcaattaattaaaacactacacatttaatatatataagGCTTAAATTAATGTATATCTTAATTGTAAATGCAAGTCCATCAATAAtctaattcatttttaataaaaagtttaaatacCTATAAAATGAGCCTAGGTCTTGACATATTCCATTATTTCTACATGGATTTATACCAGCTTCACACAAATCAATGTCCAATTCACAGAAATCAcctgtaaaaacaaaataaaaattaatataaaaataaatgttatgaaataTTATCATCAACTTTTAGTAGGTAGGCTGCCTGCGTAGATTTGGGGTGAGTTGTAATCCTTTGTTTGTTGCCCAAACTGCTAATTGAAAATAAGTTTGTTCGGACCCGTTTGAAAGTGGGTACTAATATATAATCTGCAATTATATATAGTGTTCTATACTGGAAATATTCATTCTTCCAATCACTAGATGACACAGAAACTGGATGTGGTTAAAATTCACTTTACTTTTTCACTCGATTCACTAACAATTCTATCACAAACCTTTGTATCCATGTTGACAATTACAAGTGTAGCCGCTTATCTCGTCAATCGAGCATGATGCGTTATTCTGGCAGCGATGGTTTCGGCAATCCATGATGAGTTCACAAGTAATACCACCAAAACCTGTTGGGCACTCACAActacataataaaataagaataacATTATTAGATGGTtgatatatacatttttgttatgttcattaagctctgtcaaaACTTTATGTggtatgcccatatatggacttgattatgtcatttcactaccatgtttaagcatatcactaccatatttgggcaaatcaaactttttttgtcgaactagtttgaaagtgtagacaaaGATTTAGTTTTTATCTGTTTCTTTTACTGAAGTATTTTGTCTAAAATATCAAAACATACCTGAATCCAGCTTTCTGGTCGACACAAGTTCCCATATTGTGACATGGTAAAGATGCACATTCATTTATTTCGGCTTCACAATTACGTCCTTCGAACCCAGGGGCACACTGACACGTATACTGTCCTATGGCGTCACTAACGCACATCCCATCATTCTCACAAGGGTCAGATAAACATGGGTTACACTTATCTTCACCGCTTCCTTCTT
Encoded here:
- the LOC140046692 gene encoding G-protein coupled receptor 83-like, with the protein product MSIFWNSFFGLDSNINQIDGDDIHSDKNTTEEISSASFDGHLVDAEFDDLLANYKDEINQETLILAYRNDVRVVINVAYIILVVISLVGNTLVCVVMTRSSKIRNVTNFFLANQAFSDIIMTLFNIPLVLTRNLSDAWPYGRFMCYITDYIIQVSTFVSSLTLTAIAVDRHQVIVHPLRPRMDVNSAFVISCIIWWFSLILSLPNAVFRRLHQWETLLQSGYKCIASYPDPSDLYRRIFVLSSIILRYVIPLIIIITMNRLIALALRGRMTIEHLTASQQTIKDKCHRRTTTMLILVVVVFGVTWFPLNVYVILVLFYESLHDNAMYLILYYFAMIGITVNPFLYCWLNAKFRSELKSMFRTKEAPKAVTSNVKESSGVNSSKSKGNGTNAAQSNHGPIYV